The sequence AGATACCCTTGCAATACGTTACGCATGACTGGTCTTACTCGATAGGGGATTTGGATAATTTTCTCAATATAGTCAATACCTGAGGGATTGCCTTTGCGAGATAAAACACCCTGATAAACCTTTTCCAAAGCTCTAGCAATATAGCGCTCATCAATAGCAAGAACGACTAGCAGAAAGCGTTCAACCGCCAACTTGCGCGCCAACGGGTTGGCATTGAGCATGTTAATCGCCGCTTGAAGATCTTCCGCATCTTATCTGGACGCTATCGCAATCGTCGTCACCGCTTTGGTTTGCGTTGCAATCTAATTGCTGGTCTCTACAATTTTGAACGCTCTCAAGGCTCCTCAGTTGGCTAATTTGCAAGAGGTCTAGTAGCTTTCAATTGTGAAAAAGTATTAGCTGATGAATACCTACGGTGCAACCCGCACTAATATCTTGCTCAGCGATGGTAAATTCAACTACGAATACGAGTGCGATTCGTTGTAAGGGAATCACGGTAGCCAGTCCGTAAATAACCTTACCAGCTTGGCTGCAAGACATGAAGCACCCAAAGAGCTGAACTGCCCCAATGATGAAGGTGAAAGCCCTTCCCATCAAACTCAGATGTGAATCCCTATCTGCCCATGATGACCCGACTCGGAATTCGGGAGGTCAAAGCTGGGAGCAGGGCGCAATCAGACATCAGTTGCAGATGACACTGGCGCTAAAGGGGAGTTGCCAAGGTGAAACAGAGCCTAAAAAAGTGACCTACGTAGAGGCAGACGCAACGCCCGAAAGTCTGACCCTGTCAGAGATTAGTATCCCGCTGCACCATTCGTATAGTAGCAGCAAGAGTAAGGGGTTCTGGCAGTCAAAATGGCTACACCTAAAGGAACAAAACCATCATAGGGGCGGAACGAATAAAAACGGATCTGAGGTCTGTGAAAAGTCGAATTCACGGTAGACCGGACGAGAGGAGTAAGNNNNNNNNNNNNNNNNNNNNNNNNNNNNNNNNNNNNNNNNNNNNNNNNNNNNNNNNNNNNNNNNNNNNNNNNNNNNNNNNNN is a genomic window of Pseudanabaena sp. PCC 6802 containing:
- a CDS encoding P-loop NTPase fold protein, with the translated sequence MLNANPLARKLAVERFLLVVLAIDERYIARALEKVYQGVLSRKGNPSGIDYIEKIIQIPYRVRPVMRNVLQGYL